The following is a genomic window from Candidatus Margulisiibacteriota bacterium.
AGAAACCAATGGCCTTAAAACTTGAAGATGCCGATGCGATGATCGAAGCCTGTGATCAAGCTGGTGTGAAGTTATTTGTAGTGAAGCAAAACCGATACAATCTGCCGGTAAAAAAACTACGTGAAGCGTTAGAAACCGGCAGATTAGGAAAACTGGTCCTCGGAACTGTCCGGGTACGCTGGTGTCGCGACCAGGCTTATTATGATCAGGACCCATGGCGTGGAACGTGGGCAATGGACGGTGGAGTTTTTACTAATCAAGCCAGCCATCATATTGATCTGCTGCAATGGATGATGGGACCGGTTGAGAGTGTCTTCGCAAGGACTGCGACGATGCTGCATAACATCGAAACCGAAGATACCGGAGTTGCAGTGATTAAGTTCGTTAACGGCGCACTTGGAGTTATTGAAGCGACTACCTGTGCTCGTCCGCAGGACCTTGAAGGATCAATATCAATCCTCGGAGAAAATGGCACTGTCGAGATCGGCGGTTTCGCTGCAAATCAGATGAAAATATGGCAATTCAAAAACAGTTTTCCTGAAGATGAGGCTGTTGTCGAGAAGTACTCTACTATGCCTCCGAACGTCTACGGGTTCGGACATGAAGAATTCCTTAAAAAAGTTGTCCACTCGATTAATCAAAACAGAAAAGCCCTTATTGATGGAATTGAAGGAAGAAAGTCATTGGAAATAATTAACGCGTTGTACGAATCAACTGAAACTGGAAAAGAAGTATTCCTGCGATTTAAGCCAAAAAGAAGTAAGCTCGGACAGTGTGAAGAATAATGAACATACAACTCAATAATATAACGAAACAAGATGCCAGCATCAAAAAAGAAATTCTCAATAAAATCGAACAAATAATCGATAAAGGTTCATTTATTCTCGGAGAAGAAGTTTCTTTCTTTGAACAATCATTTGCAACTATTAGTAAGTCAAAATATGCTATAGGTTGTAGTAATGGTACCGATGCCCTGATTATAGCGCTGAAAACGTTAGGGGTTCAGCCGGGAGATGAGGTTATTACTGTCCCGAACACTTTCATAGCTACAGCAGAGGCTATTGGCGCTATTGGTGCAAAGGTAGTTTTTGCCGATGTTGATGAAACCACTATGTTAATGGATTATTCTATTGTCGAACCTAAGATTAACAATAAGACCAAGGCTATCATTCCTGTACATCTTTATGGACAGCCTGTTGATATTGACGAAATAATATCGATCGCTGACAATAATAAAATTCGTGTGGTATTTGATTGCGCCCAGGCCCACATGGCTGAGTATAAAGGGAGAAGCGTAAGCGAATATGGCGATATGTGCACTTACAGCTTTTTCCCTGGTAAAAATCTAGGCGCATACGGAGATGCCGGATGCGTTACAACGAATAATGAGCAATTCGAGCTAAAAGCAAGGCAATTAACAAATCATGGAAGGAATACTTCCCAGGACAAGTACAGACATGCTATCGAAGGATTTAACAGCAGACTCGACTCACTTCAAGCCGGCATACTAAACGTTAAACTGAAGCACTTAAACAGCTGGACAAAAAACAGGCAACTCGTGGCTGATATCTACAAAAGCTATTTAAATGATATTGAAGAAGTTCAGTTTCCATTCGTAAAAGAGGATAGAAGCCATGTTTACCACTTAGTTGTAGTAAAAGCGGACTGTCGTGATGAACTAGCTTTATATCTCAAGGAAAATGGGGTGCAAACCGGGATACATTATCCTATTCCACTTCATTTGCAACCGGCTTACGAATATTTGAACTACAAAAAAGGTGATTTTCCTGTAGCAGAAAAACTTTCTTCACAGATACTTTCATTACCGACATATCCAAGCCTTACAGAAAAAGAAATTGTATATATTACTGATAAAATTAAGGCTTTTTATAGGAATAATTTATGCAAAGCAAGTTAATCTTAAGCTGTTTTTTTATACTTTTAATTGT
Proteins encoded in this region:
- a CDS encoding gfo/Idh/MocA family oxidoreductase, with the protein product MENKVRFALIGCGRVSYKHINALKNIKTAQLVSICDLVEDRARKKADETGVPWYTNYREMLKNEIIDVVIILTESGIHAKIAVDVAHNYQKHIVVEKPMALKLEDADAMIEACDQAGVKLFVVKQNRYNLPVKKLREALETGRLGKLVLGTVRVRWCRDQAYYDQDPWRGTWAMDGGVFTNQASHHIDLLQWMMGPVESVFARTATMLHNIETEDTGVAVIKFVNGALGVIEATTCARPQDLEGSISILGENGTVEIGGFAANQMKIWQFKNSFPEDEAVVEKYSTMPPNVYGFGHEEFLKKVVHSINQNRKALIDGIEGRKSLEIINALYESTETGKEVFLRFKPKRSKLGQCEE